A region of Chiloscyllium punctatum isolate Juve2018m chromosome 44, sChiPun1.3, whole genome shotgun sequence DNA encodes the following proteins:
- the LOC140466604 gene encoding SCAN domain-containing protein 3-like — protein MASTSKKKCRQHSMDYLRYGFIQSPSNKQLPLCLLCEQSFSNEAMKPSHLIKHLEKKHSDKKDKDLAYFQTLKNKFNQRPMISTVFSKMGATNVDGLVASYNIAKLIAKCGKPHSVGESLVPPAIAEVLSTVLHQEPSMTIKRIPLSNNSMRRRIDEMASNVEDKLCFLLILKEIVLQIYESTICRNQALLLRYVRFIDKNEIREELLFALDLPTDTKGKTIFDCVKDYFDKKSVTLKNIVACATDGACAITGQHRGFDALLKREVPHVFTVHCIIYRQHLVAKKLSEALNHSLQVVIHGVNYIKRHALNERLLCQLCKDNEDEFLQSLIHTEVRWLLKGKCLNRFHELFDSIIEFNKDVACMIRTYDLLILSRWRSLWLTDPFISCTEDMDIHLQEEMIELQNDTAMKFGFRKWVGSFFGFKMPPDVISRY, from the exons ATGGCCTCAACGAGTAAGAAAAAGTGCAGGCAGCATAGCATGGACTATTTGAGATATGGCTTTATTCAATCTCCATCTAATAAGCAGTTACCACTGTGCTTGCTTTGTGAACAAAGTTTTTCCAATGAGGCCATGAAGCCTTCCCATCTTATTAaacatttggaaaaaaaacacagTGACAAAAAGGACAAAGATTTGGCATATTTTCAAACACTAAAGAATAAATTCAATCAACGACCAATGATTTCCACAGTTTTTTCAAAGATGGGAGCCACAAATGTGGATGGCCTTGTGGCATCATACAACATAGCGAAGCTAATTGCAAAATGTGGTAAACCTCATTCCGTGGGTGAATCGTTGGTGCCTCCAGCTATTGCCGAAGTATTATCAACTGTGCTACATCAGGAACCATCAATGACTATCAAGCGTATTCCTCTTAGCAACAATTCCATGAGAAGGCGCATCGATGAAATGGCTTCAAATGTTGAGGATAAATTATGTTTCCTTTTGATATTGAAAGAAATCGTCTTACAAATTTATGAAAGTACTATATGCAGAAATCAAGCTTTACTTTTGAGGTATGTACGTTTCATCGACAAAAATGAAATACGAGAAGAACTACTTTTTGCTCTGGATCTACCGACAGATACCAAAGGTAAGACTATCTTCGACTGTGTCAAGGATTATTTTGATAAAAAGTCTGTTACCCTCAAAAACATTGTTGCTTGTGCTACAGATGGCGCGTGTGCTATAACTGGCCAACATCGGGGATTTGACGCATTATTAAAGAGAGAAGTGCCACATGTTTTCACAGTACACTGCATTATCTATCGGCAGCATCTGGTTGCAAAGAAACTTAGTGAAGCCCTCAACCATTCTCTACAAGTGGTGATACATGGCGTAAATTATATAAAGAGACATGCTCTGAATGAACGACTTCTCTGCCAACTCTGTAAAGACAATGAAGATGAATTTCTGCAATCGCTGATACACACAGAAGTGAGATGGCTCTTGAAAGGAAAATGCCTCAATCGTTTCCATGAACTGTTTGATTCTATCATTGaatttaacaaggatgttgcctg CATGATACGAACCTATGATTTGCTGATCTTATCGAGGTGGAGATCTCTGTGGCTGACTGACCCCTTTATCTCATGTACAGAAGATATGGACATTCACCTTCAGGAAGAAATGATCGAGCTCCAAAATGACACTGCAATGAAATTCGGTTTTCGCAAATGGGTGGGCTCTTTTTTTGGATTCAAGATGCCACCCGATGTCATTTCCCGCTATTAA